One genomic segment of Culturomica massiliensis includes these proteins:
- a CDS encoding transglutaminase domain-containing protein: protein MNRLRIKIHMVGLVALSLLAACTRGEDELLPVDGETRFSVVTNVPAGTDVSGADVIRNATVFFVAPSSGRFIKKVDAVVLPGGSGVRVHTVIPAAYAGQTVCAYFVVNASALSDPLDMEPESVFDVSRFDGLFTRDSLNGDSTHFVMSAKVSFRAGGTDMPGGDIKFDRTFAKVYIAAADGMSPERQRELSVVSVEIVNGRTGGYLFREGIFPERSVSLLLPVNETIDQMNIHKPVCYLYPDDGGPDGTHLIVKLRNDPDGRVVAKRVLLCSRKNTAYKLTIAEIPGEDGGYAIQVSDWEADILLPDAGQGVLPSPLPDEGIDLLNAADVFYYYNQLRDTLEKKLYRSMFDKANNFTETLRPGERLIVELTGDLRGRFTKEEFLRVSRSLLNDMAIMFNTGIITSYRLDPAGQVISYRMDLIAMRPTFDMRTELVISAAGKLLDRVPSGLSEFEKVKTVHDLFLRSVSYGGMTSSFGGNIIGGLVTGKVVCEGYARTLQYLLQRTGIQAIFVGGDALFSNGSTVPHAWNIVRVDGKYYAIDATWNDGISGSDFVGYNYFLKSDATMSRDHLINMVLPAPECPEDYPLPNF, encoded by the coding sequence ATGAATAGGTTACGAATAAAAATACATATGGTCGGGCTTGTCGCACTGTCGTTGCTGGCTGCTTGCACGCGGGGTGAGGATGAGCTTTTGCCCGTTGACGGTGAGACTCGTTTTTCTGTTGTAACCAACGTTCCGGCAGGAACGGATGTGTCCGGTGCGGACGTAATCCGGAATGCGACTGTCTTTTTTGTTGCGCCTTCTTCCGGTCGGTTTATTAAAAAAGTCGATGCTGTTGTTTTGCCGGGTGGATCAGGAGTGCGCGTACACACCGTCATTCCCGCCGCGTATGCCGGGCAAACCGTATGCGCTTATTTCGTGGTTAATGCTTCGGCCCTTTCCGATCCATTGGATATGGAGCCTGAGTCCGTTTTCGACGTATCAAGGTTTGACGGATTATTCACCAGGGATTCTCTGAATGGGGATAGTACGCATTTTGTCATGTCGGCAAAAGTATCTTTTCGGGCCGGGGGAACGGATATGCCCGGTGGAGATATAAAATTCGACCGTACTTTTGCCAAAGTATATATTGCGGCAGCGGATGGGATGAGCCCGGAACGGCAGCGTGAATTAAGCGTCGTATCGGTTGAAATCGTAAACGGAAGGACCGGTGGATATCTTTTCCGGGAAGGAATCTTCCCGGAGCGTTCGGTTTCCCTGCTTCTTCCTGTAAATGAAACGATCGATCAGATGAATATCCATAAGCCCGTTTGTTATCTCTATCCGGACGACGGAGGTCCGGACGGAACCCATCTGATTGTAAAGCTTCGAAATGATCCCGATGGACGGGTTGTGGCAAAACGTGTTTTACTCTGTTCCCGGAAGAATACGGCATATAAATTGACAATAGCGGAAATTCCGGGGGAAGACGGCGGATATGCAATTCAGGTTTCGGATTGGGAAGCGGATATACTGCTTCCCGATGCCGGACAGGGGGTATTGCCTTCACCGCTTCCAGATGAAGGGATTGACTTATTGAACGCAGCCGATGTTTTTTATTATTACAACCAACTTCGGGATACGTTGGAAAAAAAGTTGTACCGGTCTATGTTTGATAAAGCCAACAATTTTACCGAAACACTTAGGCCCGGAGAACGGCTTATCGTTGAACTGACAGGCGATTTAAGAGGAAGATTCACTAAGGAGGAATTTCTGAGGGTGTCCCGTTCTTTGCTGAACGATATGGCTATCATGTTCAATACCGGGATTATCACATCGTACCGGCTGGACCCTGCCGGACAAGTCATCAGTTATCGTATGGACCTGATTGCCATGCGGCCCACTTTCGATATGAGAACGGAGCTGGTCATCTCCGCTGCCGGTAAACTTTTGGATCGTGTTCCTTCGGGCCTGTCTGAGTTTGAAAAGGTAAAAACGGTTCACGATCTGTTTCTGAGAAGTGTCAGTTACGGAGGAATGACCTCTTCCTTCGGTGGAAACATTATCGGCGGGTTAGTGACTGGGAAAGTGGTATGCGAGGGGTATGCCCGGACGTTACAATATCTATTGCAGCGTACGGGTATTCAAGCTATTTTTGTAGGCGGTGATGCGTTGTTTTCGAATGGATCCACTGTGCCCCATGCCTGGAATATTGTCCGGGTAGATGGGAAATACTATGCTATAGATGCTACCTGGAATGACGGGATTTCCGGTTCGGATTTTGTGGGTTATAATTATTTTCTGAAATCGGATGCTACCATGTCCAGGGATCATCTGATTAATAT